tgtttgaaacatgctgctgcatcaaaatcagaataagcagatatttccaaaaatcaatgaagctgatgaggtcaaaaaTTCAATATATTTGTTAAGGGCTGAAGAAATGGCTGAATTCCAagtgcagaacacagacaaTGGAGGTTTGAATTAGAaaaggatttattgtcacaaaaaaTAATGACCAATGGGAGATGTTCCTTGTAGATCTAGAAAAAGAGCAGGCAGGTAGATGGGTCAACAGGATCTTCAggtggtggactggagctgggcaCACATTACAGGTTTAAGATACAAGGACACTCGAATAATCACTCAAAAACATTTCACCAGGCTGAAGACAACAACAATCTGTTGAAGAGTGGGGTTTTTATCCTCTGGCTGATgagtgtggattggctgcagctgtggcggCACAgggagcaggtgtaggtgagccatGATTGCAGGGAACCAcccagtccacacacacacacacacacacacacacacacacacacacacacacacacacacacacacactcacacacaggacaaacacaagGAGAGACTAACATGGCACAAAGGGACAGTgcaaacacagggaaacacaaggagagggaggagggaggaggcttCTTAacaatattgtctttgtactgcttCAACTGAGTACATGTCataaaggattagcaaatgatcacattgggtttcatttatgttttacataaCCAACTTTTTGGAACCAGGGTTGTTCTCAACAGCAAGTTATTGCTCTCCAGATTAAGATTTCAGACTCACAACAGCCATTGGCCAAAGGTTTGTGACCCTGAACATTAGACTCATGTGTGACTTTTAAATGTCTCTGTCAAAAACTATAACTACAACTATAACAGTCTCCATTGGGAGGTTTTCCACAGGATTTTGAAACCCCACTAAATTGATTTGCCCCCATTCAGCCACAAAAACGTTGGCGAGCTCAGCCACTGATCAAATTCTTTCACACCACACTGAAGGCCAATGTTTTTATGGACCCACATAGAGacattgtcatgttgaaacgCGAGAGAGTCTACCCCAAACTGTTGCCGCAAAGTTGGAAGTGCACACTGCTATCTTCAGGTGTACTGTTGCAATAAGATTAGCCATAATTGGAAGTAAGGCGTCTTAgccaaaatgatgaaaaacagctCCAGATCCAGAGCTTGTGAGCTTGCTTGCTTGGTTTTagtatttgttttacatgttttatgtattttatgttcAGATCTATGTCTGTACTGTATTTCCCCTGGCTGCACTGTCCACATACTCTGGCCATATAGGGAATATGATCATTGCATCATATTACACGCTTTTGTCCAAAATGACTTCCAATGTGGCAGTTTCACAAAATATGCATTGTGTGAAAGtttattcttgaccttggaacAATCTTTCAGCTTTTCCCGACCAATCCTCCAGGACAATAAGCTGtcagtaaatatttgtttttaatcaagCTACAATTTCATGGATGAAATTAACCAGCAGTGCAGCAAACAATTCAAATTAATGCACTCAGATATGGTTGTGAGGGCCATTCCGCAATAAGGAGTTACTTTAAacttaaagacatttttctgtgcTTGACTTGCATGTGGAGGAGTGTTTTTCGATCGTGGCAGTGCTACTGctaagtcaagtcagttttttttatatagccCACTATCACATATTTATCTAAAGGGGCTTCACAGTCGGTGAGACTCTCGAATGTGGAAAAACCAAAGGGTTTTTCCACATTcgagaaaatggaagaaaccacaggaggagcaacagaggaggcaTCTCTCCCCCAGGACATGCAATAAATATCATGTGTACAGAACAGACGAACCCAGTCAAACCATCAAATCAAATCCGGTGCTAATCTGAGCACTTCCTCAACTGCTGCCAAATGTGCGAGTGTACTTAAGGCGGAGCACAGTAAATGCAGACATGATGTGTAATCTCGTCTTCATAAGAAATGGAGCCACCTTATTCTAAGCGGCAGACAGGGGCGTGTGGTATGTCTGCACGTTTATTCCCATTTTTGCTTAGATTCACTCCTGTgctgatttgtgtgtttttatgtgagtGTGCACCGCTGGCTGCAGTCATTCATTTAGCCTGCTGCTCCAGTGCCTGAGGCCTGTAACGTGTGCCTGTTGTCTGTTGGACAGTTGCAGATGCTATCATGTGTGATaagtactgtgtgtttgtcGGCACATGCCCTCCCTCTGTCTGATAGCAGTTGCACTCATCACAGCTGTAAGCTGCCCGGAGGAGAAAACCCCTGCACCTGCCTCTGTTTGTGcctaatgcaaaaaaaatctatgtctgtgtgtgagcaggaggGAAATGTGGGATGTAAATGGACTCATTTGCACAGATGAGATCAAGTTGTCAGGACGTGTTGAGGCCATCATACCTGAGGAGACAAATCACACTGCCCTTATGAGACATGTGGGATCAGTGGAGTCGCACTGGGGCCCGGAGGATCACAgatgcaaatgtgtgtgaaatgagGCAGGAGATTGGTGTGGATTACACCCAGCATGTTGGAGCAAAACATCACCTCTAGGGTGGATTCAGCCTATTTCACTTACTGGTTCACTTGTTAAACTGATAAAACTGTTGGCAAATGCTTCTCCAGTCCAGCGGTTTGAATGGGGTCCACAGTTTTTGAGCTCTTAATATTGTGGACAAGTTTTtggtaaaagaagaagaaataaatttttacatttcagtaaTGCTTGGCAGCAGGCAATGCCATCCTGAATAAAATATTCCCAACGATGCCAAAACTGCCAAAAAGTTTAAGATTTCAAGTGTCATATTCAGGTTTCGAATTGGTTGAATTATGGTCGTCATTGGTCGTATAAACAAggctaagagtctacagccatgttaGCATCTCTATGAGGCAGAACTTAGCTTAGTGATGTTTGTCATgttagtttagcgtgttagcatgctaacatttggtttggtttgaacAAATTTGTCTGGGACAAATAAAAATTGTGATCTGATGATGGTGCTACAGGAAAAGGGATTACCAAAGCCATTACCATTAGTAGGATCCTGGCAGTCAAAAATGTCTGaaagtttgtttgaaatgtttcatgGCAATGCAGTAGTTGCTGAGATTTCACCAACCAACAAATGCAATACTTAGATCcgtgctgctagcatggctgaaaaaaaaaaaaaacgtgggAAAATTTGGGTCTCTTGATGCTGAAGCTGTCATTGGACACGACTTTCCTTTTGGTTTTAACCAACTGATTATGCAGAACTACAAAGAATCCTCATCTATTTTGCAGCATCAACCATTAACCTTCCTTCACAACAAGAAACTGCCATGGGTGCATCACTGGAGAAATCATTAAGATTTTTTCATCTCAAGATTTGCTCTCGCCACGTAGAGTTTCCACCAGCCCGAGATCAGGGAGGGGAAAATGGAAATCTGCCAAAAGGGGAGCTGTGATTTTGCGAATCCTGCCTTGGGTTAAAATACAATGTACTCTAGCAGGCTTTGATCTGCGTTCATATCCAGGCAGAATAACGATAGCTCCTTTGACCGGTGCTAATGATGTCTGTGGTGTGTTAGCATACTGCAGAGGGGGATTTGTAGCCACATGGGTACCTTTAatgagttttatttgttttgttttatccccctccacctcctgctcacCTCAGTACACAGAGTAAtgaagagggaggggtggagcgGGTTAACAATCAGCCCTCTCCACACCTACATGGGGCTAATTATCTAAACCTCACGAGGATCATCTCACAGCTTCACATAAAGGAAAAGACAATTCTCTTCTCGCAACACATAATTCTATATTAACCTCCTTCGTTAGTCTAAATTGGAGTGTGTCTGGATGGGGCTAATGGGGCTAAAATAATTTCACTTGGCATTTTGATACCAGCTACTCGCGTCCACTGGGCCAACATGCTTTACTGATTGATAAGAACCAACGCAAAGTAGAAGCTCAAGAAATTAAACATACATGCTAATTTATTTAGGAATCTTTTTGCTGGTTAGTGGTCTTCTCATTGCCATGCACTTCTCAAAAATTATCTCACAGTCAAACAAGACTTTCGCTTGGCTTTCCTGTTTACTTTTCGTTACGTTTCTGTTAACTCTCTGCCTTTATGTCATCAGGTAGTCTGACTGAGATCaggatttctttttaaagggAGACCAACCACTGGTCTCCCACTGTCTGAATCATGTGCTGGAAGCGGCTGACGACAGTTTTTTATGGGGtattgatgaatgaatgaagtgaacCACGACAGTTAACCTAAAAGCCGGTTGCCAGATCTGACCTAGTTGATGCTTCCCGGCGGGATCAGCAGGGCGAGTCACTTCATTCgacatgaaaatgatcagaaaCGGTCGTGTCAAGGTCCAGTATGGAGGACTGAACTGAATACCCCCTCGCCTCTAAGGTGGctgctaaaaatgaaaaaggtgcTCActagtcagtgtttggtttgtcctttctgggctactgtagatTCAACAcgctcattctaaggtaacaaaaacacaattcttattttcacatGATTATACACTATTGAAACATACTCACAAATTTGatgttccatttctgccaatagatccctctaaatcttacacactggacctttaattgGCTGTAAGTACAGTGCTATTCCTTCCATACTgatttttcctgttgtttttgctgtaataATGAGCTGCTCAGGCATTTATAACAAGGTGAAAATATTCATGGTTCTATTGTTACAGGTACACTGTGCAACTCCTTCACTCTCCCGTAAGCTTTGTTACACACACAGGTTACACAGGTTGGGGCAATTTCCACTGTTCACATAATTACTAGCATTGTTCCAGCCAACTTCGGCCTGAGTGGAGGTCTAATTATCCAGTGTTattaaaaacacctgtgtgggtgtgctggGCCTTTTAGCATTTATGTGTAGAGCTTGAAAATTCACATCTTTCTCACCCTTAAAGCGGTCATATCAAAAAAGACGCAGCAATACTCAcaaggctgctttttttttacgTGGTTCAAACTTCCCTAACTTTTGTCAACACAGACTCAGAATCTCTCCGGGACTCAGCATAAAAGTTTAATCCATCTGTCCCACTTCAGGTCATTTTCACACTCTCAGAAGTCATAATCACTGACAAGGACGTTGCCTGGAAAGCGTGTCCTTTCGCAGTGTGGTTCACTGCACTTTCTCCACACAATATGCTTCCTATCTCTCTGTTGGACGCCAGGTCCCagtccatctcctcctcattAAGCATATGTctcattttccatttcagaCAGGAGATAGCGCAGAAGTGCACACAAAAGCACTATTTTCAGGCCCTTCTGCTCATCTCGTCTGAAAGTCTAATGAGAGCGGATCAAATATAACTGACACCAAGctgagacaaagggagacgtAGCCCTGGGTGAGAGATGAGGCGAATTAGAACAATGGACCAGAATGTGTCGTCACTGTGGCGGCATGGAGCAGGACCACTGAATGCAGATGATTCTGTAATGAGGGATTAAGTGGTGGATTATGGGTCTTTATTAAGATGTTTCTGATCCTCATTAGGCTGAATCTCGTATCAGGGCATCGAATCCGCACTCACTTGCTGGATAGGCCATTctctggaggaagaagagaaagaaagagagagaaagaaagatagagagaCATGTGCCTCTATAATCCTCCTCTGAGGCATGTAACTTTCAGTGTGCACCTAGCTTGTTGGAGATATGCAGGgatttatacatatatttcaTGTATGATAGTATGTTTATTTtggaatttttatttttatatacatttttatatcaACTTGTAGGTGGTGGCCAAAGTTACAGAGCAACGTTATCTTTTCTgaagtcgtgtttctggccaccaggTAAATGTAAGTCCAGTaattatgaaaatattcattatagtcacagaggaaaacataTGCAACCAGTGGAATACATAGCAAACATCGTCCTGAACACTGAAGGCTGATCGTCATAATACCTGCAGCCAGTATTTCTGTTCAATAcaagagctaaatgctaatccaagcatgctaatatgctgagAATGACAACGCTAACAAAGattgtttaccatgttcatcattaGTTTAACAAGCaaatatttgcttattagcaCAAACTGGAACTCCAGTCCAAAATAAATTTCCCCATGGCTACAAATAAAGTATCTATTATTATCATCTTGATATTGATGTTGAGGGCAgatgaagctgatgggaatgccattacTTTCACAGGCTGCCTATTAAATCATAAGACAGaaattttattttcctttcctttacaTCGCTTATGAGTGAGATGTAATTTCAGAGTCTGGTTGTGCATTTACCTGTGTGACAGCTCTATTATACTCCTAATGAAAACAGGACTGAAGGAAACACGCAGTTGAGCAGAAACAAACCCAGATGCTCCAAAGACAATATTTACACCTTATAAACTGAACGAGACTGAAGCCAAACTGGAGCGGTGCTGATAAAATCAGAGAATCTCAGCTATTCCAGTATTTATGTGACGGTGTCCAAGTTTACTATGTAAGACACTAGACACAACCGTTTAAATTCCACTCAGAATTAGACTAAACTTCCTCCAGCTCAGTGCTACGATTTCAGCTGACACAATCCTTATTTTAGAGCCAAAGAGCGGCAGTTCCAGCAGTAAGCGTCACTGCCTCGCAGCTACAAATCAAAAGGCTTGCTCAAAACAGAAGGAAGTCTACCTTCATACCTGTGAACCTCAAAATGTAAAGTCCTACTTCTTGCTGCACATTCACTGTGTACAAGCACTCATtgctccactcacacacacaacctgtttgtgtatgtgcaccGCCATTCCCACAGAGGATGTTCCTACCCAAGACAAGAGTTATTACCACACTTTTTGATTGAATTACATATATTTTGTGAATACAACTGTATTGAAATCCTCTTTTTCTATCAATATCTTGCCCAAATGGCCTCAATTAGAAATTAGCTGAATAATTACCTTATGCTCAGCCGacttttaatgttatttatacagcacatttAATTTGAAGTAAACTCAGTGTGCTTTATAATGAAGTTTATACAGCAGTGACATGAGATTTTAACAGATAGAATACAAGActaaacactgacagacacttGCTTTTGAATGCAGATGCAGCCAACAATTCAAGTCTGGGCTCTGACTGCTGTTAACAGTGAATGTGAGAAAAGACTACAGATactcacaattaaaaaaaatgatttgcacacagcagcagttcaggTTACGACAGCTTTATTCAGTGCAAAGAGTCTAATAGCAGGAGTCGGTGATGCGCCTCATGCTCATGAACCTCATGCCGCTTCCGCCCATGTTCATGAAGTTCCTGTACTCGCCAGGCCTCATGTACATCATCCTGCCTCTGTAGTGGGGCTGCTCGTACATCAGCCAGTGGCCCTCCATCACGTTGCAGGACATGCAGTTGGACATGCGGTAGCGGTCCATGATGTTGTCACAGTCGTCCATCAGCTCAAACATCTGACCTCCGAAGTTCTCCCTCTCGTAGATCCTCATCCTGTAGGatcctctgtgctgtggagcagaggaggagcaggtttAACTCATTTCACATTCTCAGCACGGGCTCTAGAGATGTCATCTATAGTAAATCTAACCAGGTGCAAGAACATACCATGGGGATCATACGGCAAGACCTGATGCAGTCGCTCATGCCCATCATGCTCATGTAGTCGGCGTACTCGCCCCTCCTCATGAAGTACTGGTTGCCCATGTAGTTGGTGCGGTCGTACACCATGAAGCAACCTCTCTCCACCCTGCAGGAGTGGCACCTGCTCAGGTAGGAGGACATGTCTGGGCAGTCGCTCATGCACTCATAGGAACGACCCTGGAAGTTCCTCTCCTCGTAGAAGATGATCTGAGGGAGACGGGGGGAGAGGCTTCGGTGAGCACATGTGATCATACATCAGACGTCACGTGTTCAAGATTAAAGCTCCACGTGTTTACTTATTTAGGGGAAAGCTGTAAAAAGCGATAATGCTTGGATAGAAATATTCATAAGTGCACCTTTAAAGTATTCCTGATGTGCTGAAAGGCTTCACGGATGATTTCCTGTTTAGTTGCAGTAACATTATAGAAATGAAAAGCATGAGAGGGAGCTTACCTTGCTCATCATGTTCATTCCAGTGGAAGTCATTTTGCTGGTCAGTGGGCTGCTGctactggagctgctgctgttcttgcTCTTGCACCAAACTGTACCCTACCTGGTTTAACCCTTTCCTTTTATATCTGAGCCACAGACTGGCCTTTTGTCAAAAAGCCCTGAGCCAGCAGCGATGCCATAGAAATGCACAGAATATGGAGGGATTGTTCGCATTTCCAGGGGCCGGCGGGCTCAGAAATCCTTTCAGCAGCCGTTTCTCGCACAGCACAGGGGGGTCACGGACAGGGTGAAAGGGTTAACAATTGGAGGTCACACCTTGACATTGTTTGCTCATTGTGACATACACTGGTTTGTCAGCAACAccatttttttcagctgttttttgtttctgacaTGCAATGCGTCATCTGTAAAGTCATTGACTTTTGCATGTAGTGTTGCATGTTCAATTTTTTTATATACTGTCTGTTTCATGAAAACACCCGGTGACATGTAAAAGCACAGCAATAATTACGCAGAAGTCTAATGagtttacatttaaatatatgaaaacatAATCATAATCTTATCACATTGCTTAAATCCCTTAACATGACTTTCAAAGGCTATccttaaatatatttttgattAAAGGTTAAACTTTTGCCACTTTAAGAGACATTTAATGAGAAAATAGTTATTAGGAAAAAGTcaagtgaaaaatgtttgtagctttttattttgtggaaCTGAACTCTACATCTACTTATTCAGTGGGATAGCAGTATACTGCCttagtttctctgtgtttttaatgcacaatGAGTATCTCAGAGCcttttcaaatgcttttttatAGCTTCCACACCTCTTGTTTCTGGTGTAGGAATCTTCATTGCTCAAaggttttgctttcttttttctgtttttttttctttaatttttaattttggcTTTTGTAATTGAATGGTGGGCTACATGTTTTGGATGGCAGATTATTGTAGACAATGACAGATGATATGTTGATCTATAAAGATACCTGACCGTGACTTGGATGCAAGAAGCATGGTTAAAGACAGATGTTCTCTATGATAGGTTGGCTATAAGCTTGTGTGGATGACAATTTCATGAATGCTGTCCCACTGGGACAAACGATGTCTCAACAGAAGAACTAAAGgcacaatataaaaatactctcATACAAGTAAAATTAAGTATAATGAGGAATAttgtaagtaaaagtactcagtgcaGAGCAATGGCTGCTCTAActgttattatatattatagcATACCATATCCTGTAAAGCAAGATTTCACTATTGTAACTGGTTGAGATGAAGCTCATGTTGAACTATTTTGTacaggactgcaactaatgactattttctttactgattaatctgctgattatttctcaattaattgattgattgttttatCATGTAGAGAAAATTGTGAGAAGTGCCATCAGTTACCCAGAGCGTAAAGTGATCTTCACAATGTTTTTGCTATCCAAACCTCAGTATTATCAAAAATAAATTTGATATTGAAAAGATAAAGCTGAAACTGTTGCATTTGTGAAGCttgcatgaaaaacaactttgaTTACAAACATTGTACATTGTACTGTAAATCAATAAATTCATTGAtaaattaattgtttcagctctatttGTAAAAACTGTTGGGTAGTTCTACAAAACATTATGTTTTATAAGATGTTTTGATGTTTCGTATGCAAAAACAATTGAAAAAATAACTAGTCTCCAAAGCTGTTAGATAATTGTACTGAAGTAAAAAAGTGTAATAATTTGCTCAGAAATTCCACTACTGTACATAACAACAATTATAACCACACAGAATAAGAGAATTGCAACCCAGTTGTATTTGCAAATCTAGGACAGTAGTTTATTGGACACaacataattaaaattaattagaATACATGTAACATTATGAGACGTGTTGGCTTGCTTTATAAGGAAGTCGCAAGACAGTGCAGAGTACAGGTAGAGGACAATCATTTTCGAGGTGTGAATTGCGTGTAACGTTGACTGCTCGGCACTGGGGGGCGCTGTGACACatgctctgctctctgtaatGCCTCTCTTGTCTTAGTAACAAAATCTGTTGTCAAACGTTGCTAAGGAAGTCATCGATCTACTTGAAAATTAGCCACTCTGAAACCAAAGAACGGTAAACGAGAGGTAACTTTACTACAGCGTGGTAACAGTTAAATAACTACATAAGACGGAAACCACCAACGTTCCCGTTTATACGTGATCTCATATACGTTTGCTCCAAAGGTTAGCTCAGCTCGCCTCTGTGTCGCTACTGTTATGCTATATTTGATAGCTTTGCTAACTACTTTAGGGTCATTAGCTAATTTAACTTATAGGGTTAGCTATTATTAGCAGGTATATGTAAACGTGACTGGATGATAGGTCAGCAGAAATCACGACGCTGTTGTTCAGCGATGAAATTGCAAAACTTTCAATCTTAGATTCTAGCTGATTTAGACCGCTAAGGCTAACATTAATTAGCCCCCGCGGCTATATTCATTTAGCTAAGTAGTTAACTGCTAGCTTGTCAGAGATAACAATGCAGTCCCAAGCTAACAGCTCTTTAGCGGTTGTTGCTGATGCCAAAGTTACCACTATCTTTAATTACGCGTGTTAGAGCAGCTCACGTTAGGTAACGCTAATGGGTTAAGTGATTAACCTCTGTATGGTTAAGGTGGCTTAACAAAGACCAGGATTTCACGGAATCATTTTCTGCCCTTTATGTTCAGGTATATGTCAGTTAGCAATGATAAAGCTCCATCCACCTGACCATAGCTGGGCTCAGACATGACGAGAGGATGACTGAGGATGGAGAGGACAGCCCCCTCCACCAGTCCTGTGAAGCTCCTGGCAGAGGAGTTTCGGTTGTCAGTGACAACACGCCACCCAAGACCTCCTTAGAAGATGCTAAAGTCTGCAAGGAAAACATTGCCCTTAAAC
The DNA window shown above is from Chelmon rostratus isolate fCheRos1 chromosome 5, fCheRos1.pri, whole genome shotgun sequence and carries:
- the LOC121606295 gene encoding gamma-crystallin M2-like; translation: MTSTGMNMMSKIIFYEERNFQGRSYECMSDCPDMSSYLSRCHSCRVERGCFMVYDRTNYMGNQYFMRRGEYADYMSMMGMSDCIRSCRMIPMHRGSYRMRIYERENFGGQMFELMDDCDNIMDRYRMSNCMSCNVMEGHWLMYEQPHYRGRMMYMRPGEYRNFMNMGGSGMRFMSMRRITDSCY